A genomic region of Echeneis naucrates chromosome 24, fEcheNa1.1, whole genome shotgun sequence contains the following coding sequences:
- the ism2b gene encoding isthmin-2, whose amino-acid sequence MRQEVAGRFQMLFVLWSILLLTLGTGFPTRHRNVAHKAHGHPAHGGGVQYVPETLEQQNQVQSLFPEPHSHQRRWSHPHHRSIGVLPQPEPEEETKPFILDLKNFPDLANADLNSQNPNIQVTIEVVDDPQMEVEMDLAKEKDWPPSSSSSPSSTVDWLGGKKLFWPLFWSYTDADSSEDSNSRSGVEETGEEEEEEDYSLDYGSEEPLPSGVGGDWDTRWNEGWDPMQRYYEETDEWTPWSTCSVTCGHGERKRTKSCGYSCTLTEASKCDLEPCPGDVNTVVDPFPFDMENGTEPFGTDVDSCEKWLNCKSDFLQRYLQQVLSELPSCPCSYPSDVAYAVVSVYDETHSRQFRWRDASGSKERLDIYKPSAHNCIRSALSGDSSTLAAQHCCYDDRGRLITRGKGAGTPNLISTEFSPELHFKVDVLPWILCKGDWSRFHAVRPPNNGLSCPENPHEDVFMNELEEAREY is encoded by the exons ATGCGTCAAGAGGTTGCAGGGAGATTTCAGATGCTTTTTGTGCTTTGGTCAATACTTCTGCTCACTTTGGGGACCGGGTTTCCTACCAGACACAGGAATGTTGCCCACAAG GCTCACGGCCATCCTGCTCATGGTGGTGGGGTCCAATATGTCCCTGAGACCTTGGAGCAGCAGAATCAGGTGCAGAGTCTGTTCCCTGAACCGCACAGCCACCAGAGAAGGTGGTCGCACCCCCACCACCGCTCCATTGGTGTTCTACCACAGCCGGAGCCTGAGGAGGAGACCAAACCTTTCATACTGGATCTCAAGAATTTTCCAGACCTGGCCAATGCTGATCTCAACTCACAGAACCCCAACATACAG GTTACCATTGAGGTGGTGGACGACCCTCAGATGGAGGTAGAGATGGACCTGGCTAAGGAAAAAGACTGGCCaccctcctcgtcctcctccccctcttccacGGTAGATTGGCTTGGAGGCAAGAAGCTTTTCTGGCCCCTTTTCTGGAGTTACACCGACGCCGATTCCAGCGAGGACAGCAACAGCCGTTCAGGCGTGGAGGAAACTGgcgaggaagaagaggaggaagattaCTCCCTGGATTATGGCAGTGAGGAGCCTTTACCCAGCGGAGTGGGTGGAGACTGGGATACTCGTTGGAACGAAGGCTGGGATCCAATGCAGCGCTATTATG AGGAGACTGACGAATGGACTCCCTGGTCTACCTGTTCAGTGACATGTGGACAtggtgagaggaagaggaccaAGTCTTGTGGCTACTCGTGCACTCTAACAGAAGCCTCTAAGTGTGACCTAGAGCCTTGTCCTG GTGATGTCAACACCGTTGTAGATCCTTTTCCTTTCGATATGGAGAATGGCACAGAGCCATTTGGTACAG ATGTTGACAGCTGCGAGAAGTGGCTCAACTGTAAGAGTGACTTCCTCCAGCGGTACCTCCAGCAGGTGTTGTCTGAGCTTCCCAGCTGCCCGTGCTCGTACCCTTCAGACGTGGCGTACGCCGTGGTCAGTGTCTACGATGAAACTCACAGCCGGCAGTTCCGCTGGCGTGACGCCAGTGGCTCGAAAGAACGCCTGGACATCTACAAACCGTCAGCACATAACTGTATCCGCTCAGCACTTTCTGGTGACTCGTCTACTCTCGCAGCACAGCACTGTTGTTATGATGATCGCGGGCGGCTGATCACTCGAGGGAAAGGTGCAGGCACGCCTAACCTGATCAGCACTGAATTCTCACCCGAGCTGCACTTCAAGGTGGACGTGCTACCTTGGATCCTGTGCAAGGGAGATTGGAGTCGCTTCCATGCGGTGCGGCCACCCAACAATGGGCTGAGCTGCCCAGAAAACCCCCATGAAGATGTGTTCATGAACGAACTGGAAGAGGCCAGGGAGTACTGA